tatatatatatttaatttaaatatagtCTTAAAATGGTTGTTTACTGAAACAGCACATTTAGTCAGAGTGAAACTTTATGTTAATATAACCTGACATCCATTAACAGTCACGCCCCCAAGATTAGTGCCtattgacatgaaaatgtcacttacgATGGCATGTACACTTTTAATGACTCTTATCATCCTGATGGGATAAAAAGGCACAGACCATCAAGCTTCAGCATTTCATAAATTGTCATTATTCAATGTATTATATAGATTGATTAAATATGTCAGTATGTAGCAATATTTAACTACAGATTTTAAAtctctctggataaaggcatctgaaaaatgctttaaacgtaaatgtaaaagtagtgAAAGTGGTATATTGGACCACAAGCGTTAGGACGTTACAATATTGTACATATGAATATAATCATTGATTTCGTGGTGAACTGACTAATGAATAACAGTgtgaccagttttttttttacaattgtaattagattagattagatactatatacatatgtgtgtgtgcgtgtgcatctctctctctctctctctctctctctctatatatatatatatatatatatatatatatataatgtagtCTTAAAATGGTTGTTTACTGAAACAGCACATTTAGTCAGAGTGAAACTTTATGTTAATATTAACCTTACATCCATTAACAGTCACGCCCCCAAGATTAGGGTCtattgacatgaaaatgtcacacttACGATGGCATGTACACTTTTAATGACTCTTATCATCCTGATGGGATAAAAAGGCACAGACCATCAAGCTTCAGCATTTCACTTCTGGAGTTAAGAGAGTAAAGATGGAAAACATCTCGGCTCTGGCACCCATGGGTGGCTCCAAGAAACGATACGTGAAGAAGTGCACCTACCTGGGACTTGTAGCCTGTATCCTGCAGAACTCCCAGATGAAAAGACTAACATTTGGAGAGGTAAGTTAAAAGGCTCCGTATTTTATAATACGTATTAATGATGAGGGGTGAATGTCCTgaataaagtttctttttttgaatcgaaagtgattgttttaagAAGCTGTTTTTCACTTTACAGATAATGACGAGACTGGAAGAGTTTGTCACCGGAGATAGACGAGGACTGGAAAACACAATCCGTGTCTGCCTGTCTACTAATGACTGCTTTGTCAAGGTAAGAGGAATTTAAACTTCTTTTTTAGGGGTCGCTTCTGTGGATCAACAGGTCTGGTTGACCTCACAACT
The window above is part of the Denticeps clupeoides unplaced genomic scaffold, fDenClu1.1, whole genome shotgun sequence genome. Proteins encoded here:
- the LOC114782413 gene encoding forkhead box protein H1-like — translated: MENISALAPMGGSKKRYVKKCTYLGLVACILQNSQMKRLTFGEIMTRLEEFVTGDRRGLENTIRVCLSTNDCFVKVPVNPEFPKAKKNFWTVDERRITKKMMQRHFTGT